Proteins encoded within one genomic window of Arachis ipaensis cultivar K30076 chromosome B08, Araip1.1, whole genome shotgun sequence:
- the LOC107614259 gene encoding NAC domain-containing protein 73 encodes MTQCNSNDYPENNHNTIVERNKDILISRTCPSCGHHIKCQQDHQGAGIHDLPGLPAGVKFDPTDQEILEHLEAKVRSDIHKLHPLIDEFIPTLEGENGICCTHPEKLPGVGKDGLIRHFFHRPSKAYTTGTRKRRKVHTDADGSETRWHKTGKTRPVYISGKLKGYKKILVLYTNYKKQRKPEKTNWVMHQYHLGNNEEEKEGELVVSKVFYQTQPRQCAGSLLIKDSSSFPAKLKDQSGVHHHEVTNNHKNNGFVEYYNASFISFAQGEQQHRSNNPTLISHFPAHDGAPFIP; translated from the exons ATGACTCAGTGCAACAGTAATGATTACCCTGAAAACAATCATAACACCATTGTGGAGAGGAACAAAGATATCTTAATTAGTAGAACTTGTCCATCATGTGGTCATCATATCAAATGTCAACAAGACCACCAG GGTGCTGGAATTCACGATTTACCTGGGCTACCAGCTGGAGTGAAGTTTGATCCAACAGATCAGGAAATTCTAGAACATTTGGAAGCCAAGGTGAGGTCTGATATTCACAAGCTTCACCCCTTAATTGATGAGTTTATCCCTACTCTTGAAGGCGAGAATGGAATCTGCTGCACCCATCCAGAAAAGTTGCCAG GAGTAGGCAAAGATGGGTTGATCCGTCACTTCTTTCACCGGCCATCCAAAGCATACACAACAGgaacaaggaaaagaagaaaagttcaCACTGATGCTGATGGCAGTGAAACAAGGTGGCACAAAACAGGTAAAACTAGACCAGTCTACATCAGTGGCAAGTTGAAAGGCTACAAGAAAATCCTTGTTCTCTACACCAACTACAAGAAGCAAAGGAAGCCTGAGAAAACAAACTGGGTCATGCACCAGTACCACCTTGGCAACAATGAAGAGGAGAAAGAAGGTGAGTTAGTTGTGTCTAAGGTTTTCTACCAGACACAACCTAGACAATGTGCAGGTTCACTACTCATCAAAGATTCATCATCATTCCCTGCTAAACTAAAGGATCAAAGTGGTGTTCATCATCATGAAGTGACTAATAATCATAAGAACAATGGGTTTGTGGAATACTACAATGCATCCTTTATAAGCTTTGCTCAAGGGGAACAACAACATAGGTCAAACAATCCCACATTGATTTCCCATTTTCCTGCTCATGATGGGGCTCCGTTCATTCCTTGA
- the LOC107614316 gene encoding protein N-lysine methyltransferase METTL21A, with protein MKFTDSPVIELSVGTSVLSLQQDNGSMHVGTSVWPCSLVLVKFADRWSPLTNTDPNPYSSLLDFRSKRAVELGTGCGVAGMGFYLLGLTDIVLTDISPVMPALKRNLKVNKPVLRKNLKHSVLYWNNKDQIQALNPPFDVVLATDVVYIEESVQHLISAMEALVSEDGVVLLGYQVRSPEAHKKFWEMCDEVFDIEKVPRDHLHPEYAYEETDVFLLRKKKKKQ; from the coding sequence ATGAAGTTCACAGACTCACCGGTGATCGAGCTTTCGGTCGGCACCTCCGTCCTCTCCCTCCAGCAAGACAACGGATCCATGCACGTAGGAACCTCCGTCTGGCCATGCTCCCTCGTCCTCGTCAAATTCGCCGATCGCTGGTCCCCACTCACCAACACAGACCCTAACCCTTACTCCTCCCTCCTGGATTTCCGTTCCAAACGCGCCGTGGAGCTCGGCACCGGTTGCGGCGTCGCCGGCATGGGGTTCTACCTCCTTGGTCTGACGGACATCGTCCTGACTGACATCTCGCCCGTGATGCCGGCGCTGAAGCGCAACCTGAAGGTGAACAAACCCGTGCTACGCAAGAATCTGAAGCACTCCGTGTTGTACTGGAACAATAAGGATCAGATCCAGGCACTTAACCCGCCGTTCGACGTGGTTTTGGCGACGGACGTGGTTTACATCGAGGAGTCGGTGCAGCACTTGATTTCCGCCATGGAAGCCCTGGTGTCCGAAGACGGCGTCGTGTTGCTCGGGTACCAGGTGAGGTCTCCGGAGGCGCACAAGAAGTTCTGGGAGATGTGCGATGAGGTTTTCGATATCGAGAAGGTCCCTCGTGACCACCTGCATCCTGAATATGCGTACGAGGAGACTGATGTTTTTCTCTtgcggaagaagaagaagaagcagtga
- the LOC107614420 gene encoding zinc finger protein NUTCRACKER: MDDGEVSNGAFPLHHNNQTHDPTSNNPPPLKRKRNLPGNPDPEAEVIALSPKTLMATNRFVCEICLKGFQRDQNLQLHRRGHNLPWKLKQRTTKEVRKRVYVCPEKTCVHNHPSRALGDLTGIKKHFCRKHGEKKWKCDKCSKRYAVQSDWKAHSKTCGTREYKCDCGTIFSRRDSFITHRAFCDALAEETARVNAASTINHTLLGANNIAYTLMQQQNHHPLVPNNMSTHFSSIFKPISSSTTDEISSNSQTSSRPLSLWNMGHHPHDTTTIMPITHNNLHDIHQQIGFATNPPPPSIWMFGNKHPSNGSQQEIITSTTSANSLPLMNIVKNNNNNNNNNNNNNNNNNHVANQLVSVPSLYSTQHQSHDHDQTTTTSSSAANMSATALLQKAAQIGSTSSTDPSSFLGSIGLKCSNNNNQGQDGNNKFCGIYSSSWSEPESSTGDLTQMPPTKRMRVQNEDGSAGGQTRDFLGVGVQTICHPSSITGWI, translated from the exons ATGGATGATGGAGAAGTTTCAAATGGTGCTTTCCCTCTTCATCACAACAACCAAACTCATGATCCAACTTCTAACAATCCTCCACCTTTGAAAAGGAAGAGAAACCTACCTGGAAACCCAG ATCCTGAAGCTGAAGTGATAGCCTTGTCACCCAAGACTCTGATGGCGACAAACAGGTTCGTGTGCGAGATTTGCCTAAAGGGTTTCCAAAGGGATCAGAATCTTCAACTCCATAGAAGAGGACACAACCTTCCATGGAAGCTGAAGCAGAGAACAACAAAAGAAGTAAGGAAGAGAGTGTACGTGTGCCCGGAGAAAACCTGCGTCCATAACCACCCTTCAAGGGCCTTAGGAGACTTAACAGGGATCAAGAAGCACTTCTGCAGAAAGCATGGCGAGAAGAAGTGGAAGTGTGACAAGTGCTCAAAGCGTTATGCTGTACAATCAGATTGGAAAGCACACTCCAAAACCTGTGGTACCAGGGAATACAAATGTGACTGTGGAACCATCTTTTCACG GAGGGACAGTTTCATCACACACAGGGCTTTCTGTGATGCCTTAGCAGAAGAAACAGCAAGGGTAAACGCAGCATCAACCATAAACCACACATTATTAGGTGCTAACAACATTGCTTACACCCTCATGCAGCAGCAAAATCATCATCCTTTGGTTCCTAATAACATGTCAACCCATTTCTCTTCAATTTTCAAGCCAATTTCTTCATCCACTACTGATGAAATAAGCAGCAATAGCCAAACATCTTCTAGACCCTTATCCCTTTGGAACATGGGTCATCACCCTCATgacacaacaacaataatgccAATTACTCACAACAATTTGCATGATATTCATCAGCAAATTGGATTTGCTACAAACCCTCCTCCACCATCAATTTGGATGTTTGGAAACAAACATCCCTCCAATGGAAGCCAGCAAGAGATAATAACTAGCACTACAAGTGCTAATTCACTTCCATTAATGAACATTgtcaagaataataataataacaataataataataataataataataacaataataatcatGTTGCAAACCAGCTTGTAAGTGTTCCTTCGTTGTATAGCACCCAACACCAATCCCATGATCATgatcaaacaacaacaacatcttcATCAGCAGCAAACATGTCAGCCACAGCTTTATTGCAAAAAGCGGCTCAAATTGGATCAACTTCTTCAACTGATCCATCATCATTTCTTGGGAGCATAGGTTTGAAATGCAGTAACAATAATAACCAAGggcaagatgggaataacaaatTTTGTGGGATTTACAGTTCAAGTTGGAGTGAGCCAGAGAGCTCCACGGGTGATTTGACACAAATGCCCCCTACAAAAAGAATGCGCGTGCAGAATGAAGATGGCAGTGCAGGGGGACAAACTAGGGATTTTCTTGGTGTTGGCGTGCAAACCATTTGCCACCCTTCATCTATCACTGGCTGGATTTGA
- the LOC107610507 gene encoding ATP-dependent DNA helicase PIF1-like — protein MTVIRQKPHKLLTKLGITTIVANMSYPYTRSLTYVEFPTKFVWKDDSSKWFPRKKGFAIGRLTHVPAELTMSDDEIKQLCLIDIDKILHFYGTTLKDYPHMPLATEVDNFLLTERVIREELNFNRDDLKKNASNIGTEKIFLWNLMSAEIRSRGDIVLNIALSGIASLLLPNRITAHSRFKIPLNITEEILKDLSFGGKVVVLGGDFRQILPVIPRESRQDIVHSTVNSSYLWKFCQVVKLTKNMRLSVGMTASDQDETEQFGEWLLKVGDGLIGDNMDGESEICLPGDIVNNHLMAIIPGGEKLYLISNSICMDEGNMESQLDLYGPELLNSINCSGLPPHKLILKVGVPVMLLRNIDQSSGLCNGTRLQVRKLENHVIECEVLSGNNVGHIALISRMNMVPTNETVPVRFQRRQFSIIVSFAMSINKSQGQTLSHVGLYLPRPVFTHGQLYVALSRVKSKRGLKVLLMNYVGMSANSTINVIYKEVFEKIVF, from the exons ATGACGGTGATCCGTCAGAAGCCACACAAATTGTTGACGAAATTAGGAATTACTACTATTGTAG CGAACATGTCATATCCCTATACTCGAAGTCTGACTTATGTTGAGTTTCCAACCAAGTTTGTTTGGAAGGACGATTCTTCAAAGTGGTTTCCTCGAAAAAAAGGCTTCGCAATTGGAAGGTTGACTCATGTACCTGCAG AGTTAACAATGTCAGATGATGAGATTAAGCAGTTGTGCTTAATAGATATAGACAAGATCTTACATTTCTATGGTACAACCTTAAAAGACTATCCTCATATGCCTTTAGCAACTGAAGTTGATAATTTTTTGTTAACCGAAAGAGTTATAAGGGAAGAGCTAAACTTTAACAGGGATGATTTAAAGAAAAATGCCTCAAACAT AGGTACTGAAAAAATATTTCTCTGGAACCTTATGTCTGCTGAAATTCGCTCAAGGGGTGATATAGTGTTAAACATTGCTTTGAGTGGTATTGCATCTTTACTTCTTCCCAATAGAATAACGGCACACTCAAGGTTCAAAATACCGCTGAATATAACTGAGGAGATTCT CAAAGATTTGTCctttggaggaaaagtggttgTACTAGGTGGAGACTTTAGACAAATTCTTCCTGTCATTCCACGAGAATCGAGACAAGATATCGTTCATTCAACCGTGAATTCGTCTTACCTTTGGAAGTTTTGTCAGGTGGtcaaactaacaaaaaatatgAGACTCTCTGTAGGGATGACTGCTTCAGATCAAGATGAGACAGAGCAATTTGGTGAGTGGTTATTGAAAGTTGGTGATGGTCTAATAGGTGACAATATGGATGGTGAATCTGAGATATGTCTTCCAGGagatatt GTCAACAACCATCTGATGGCTATCATTCCTGGAGGAGAAAAATTATATCTTATTTCGAATTCTATTTGTATGGATGAAGGGAATATGGAGAGTCAACTAGATCTCTATGGTCCTGAATTACTGAATAGCATAAATTGCTCTGGTTTGCCTCCACATAAATTAATACTCAAGGTTGGTGTTCCGGTGATGTTACTGAGGAATATTGACCAATCCAGTGGTCTTTGTAATGGTACAAGGCTACAAGTTAGGAAGCTTGAAAATCATGTCATAGAATGTGAAGTCTTATCGGGTAACAATGTTGGTCATATTGCTTTGATTTCAAGAATGAATATGGTACCAACAAATGAAACCGTCCCAGTTAGATTCCAACGAAGACAGTTTTCCATAATAGTATCGTTTGCCATGTCAATTAATAAGTCTCAGGGACAAACTTTATCTCATGTTGGATTGTATTTGCCCAGACCAGTTTTTACACATGGCCAACTATATGTGGCactttcaagagttaagagtaagagaggttTAAAAGTTTTACTTATGAATTACGTAGGAATGTCTGCAAATTCAACCATCAATGTTATTTATAAAGAAGTCTTTGAAAAAATAGTATTctaa